From Armatimonadota bacterium:
CGCGAAGTCGAGAAAGGCACCGAGCAAAGCGCCGCCGCAAAAACCGCGCTTACTGCCATTGTGCAGTCGGTTGGTGATGTCCACGAATCCGCTTCTGGGTTCAAGCGCAGCCTCGAATCCACGATCGGTCAGACCAGCATCGTCAAGAACGCGCTCCTGGTTTCCAGCGAGGTGAGCAGCGAAGGCGCGGCCAATTCTCAGCAATTGAGCGCTGTGAGCGAAGAGATTTGCGCTTCGGCCCAAGTCGTCACCGGCTACCTGGACAGTCAGAAGAGCGAATTCCTCAACATCGAATCTGCTTCACAGAACCTGGCTGATCAGGCGAAGGTTCTCCGAGAATCCGTTTCTGTCTTCCAATTGAGTACCGACGAAGAGACGCCCAAACTTAGAGCGGCTTAATCCCGTCACAAGCACAGCAATTGCCCGCTCTTCCAATCCCGATGGAAGGCGGGCCTTTTTTCTGCTTGGATCAAGGCACTGGATTGTGGAGGTCGATCATACTGGATTTGGCCCCTCATGATCATCCGTCCTGGCGCACCCTCAGACCAGCAAGCTTTCTCCGAAATCAAATGCGCTGCTTGGCGCAAGGCTTATGCGCACATCTTGCCTGCCTCGATCTTGGATGGTCTGGATTCGCAGGACTTCGGGAAGCAGTGGACGGTGATGATGGACGATCACCACGCGCATGTGGCTGAGATCGACGGTCTGGTTGTAGGCTACGCCACTCTAGGCCCGAACCGTTATCCTGATCATCCGCCGAAGTTTGAGCTTTGGTCGCTTTACGTCCACCCCGACTTTGCCGGAAAGGGCGTTGGCTTCAATTTGGTCCAGCACATGTCCGGCATTGCGCTTTGGCACGGTAGCGCGGGGATGATCATTGCTTCTTTTGAGCAGAATCATGCCGCCCGGAAATTCTATTCCGAGCGGTGCGCCGGGCGACTGGTCGGGAGCGGCACCTATCCGATTGACGAGGTGGATTATCCCGACGTGGTCTATCAAGTTGATGCGGACTTCGATTCGCTGGAAGCTGGCAGCGCCCTGACGGTGACCCAAGCCGCCGAGCAAACAGACTTCCCCGCGATCACCGACTTTCTGCATCGGTGCTATGAGCGCAATGCGGCTGCGGGATTGCGGTTCAATGCGACGCACCAAACTCCGGAGACAACCCAAAGAAGGTTGCTCGCTGGAGAAGGCCTGTTGGTGAATTTGAGCGGTCGGCTTGCCGCCACCGTAACCTTGGAGAGTCCGGACAAGGAGTGTTACGGTACGTTCTGCCCGAATGAACCGTATTGCGAACTCACCCAGTTTGCTGTCGCTCCAGAATTGCGCCAATTGGGTTTGGGAAGATGGATCGAGCAACGATTGTGCCGTCGAGCGCGTGAGCTGGACAGGAGTTGGATCGCGCTGGATACCGCTGTCGAAGCGACTGGATTAATCACCCTCTACCAATCGTGGGGATACGAGGTTGTTGGGGAGATTGACTATCGGCCTGGAACGAATTATCTCAGCGTCGTGATGGCTAAGAAGGTGTAAAAAATCCCCTGCGCCAAATCTGGCACAGGGGATTTCTGTTCAAGTATTGATTACTTGCTGGACTTTCGCTTTCGTGCGAGAGCAGCCAAACCAAGACCGAGAGCAATCATCGAACCTGGTTCTGGAACTGCGCTGAATGCCAGGTCGTCCACGGCCAATCCGTCATCTGCACCAGTTCGGTCGAAGTCGGTCCATCGCATCACCAACTCATCGTTGTTTGCCCAGTTGAGGCCAGTCACGGTGTAAGTGATGAATCGTCGGTTATCGGCTGCGTTTCCGTCCAAACCGGATTGCGCGGAACCGGTCTTCAACGAAACGAAGTCAAGATTGTCTTCGTTGGTCCAGCCAGAGGTGACTGTTACTGGCATCTGGTCTACGTTGAACGTGCCAGCGCTGAAAACTCGGTAGCTGAAGTCGATTCGGTCTGCTGGAATTGGGTTGCCGCTTCCTGCGCCTTGTCGCCACTGCTCGCCCCAATAGGCGAGGGTGAACGAAGTGAGCGTGCCGCCCGAAGTGTTCTTGATTCGAAGGCCGATCGTGTTGCGTGCAGGAACAGTGCTTGCGACGCTACCCGAGTTCAGCATACCAAGAGCTCGATCGGTCGAGTTGATTGTGCCGTAGTTGAAAGTTGCGCCGGATGGGTTAGTAGGGGTTCCGTCCGAAATTCGGATAAAGCGTGTGTCGTAGGTTGGGATGGTGTGAGGTGTTGGAGTGTTGATAACGCCTGCGCCGATCCAGTTTCCGTTAGTTCCGGTAGGAACTGCTGCGCCGACGTTGGTGCCGTTCTCGAACGAGCTGTACCAACCCTGAATGGTCGAGTCGTTGTTCCAAAGCTGACCCGTAACCGCGGTGGTTCCAGTGCTGGAAGTTGGACGTGTGACCGAACCAGTTGTTGCCAACGAGTTGAAGTCTTGGGTGTAAGTGCCACCGGCATAGCTGAACTGTGCCGAAGCGAAAGAAGCGGAAGCCATTGCAATGGCTACGATTAGTGTCTTATTCATCTCTTCCTCTCAAAAGAATCAAATTCCGCGTTCAAAAACCATCCCGCGAATCCAAACCTAATTATACTAAACAGGCTGAAGAAACCAGTAATTTCGAACGCAAAAACTTGTCTAATTAACAGGATTATTGGCACAACCTACTAATTTTACTAGGGTAAAAGTAGCCGATTTAATTCTTCTTCGGTAGAGTTTTCGAGCTGGGCTTTGCTTCGTTCGAGATCTTCGAGGTGAACATTGCGCCGAGCCCGGCGATCTCGGGCCAAAAGGAAGTTGATTTTGTCCTCTCGTGTTTCGCAAATCAGCTTTGGAACGGCGGCTGGCTTGCCATCTCGGATCGCCACCATCGTTACCCGAGCAGTGTTCGTGTGCCGCTCCACGCCTTTGGCCAGATTCGTTGCGTAAACGTCGATGGTGACTTCCATACTCGTGCGGCCAGCATAGGCGATGTAACCTTCCATCGTCACCAGATTTCCGACCTCAATCGGTTCGTGAAAATCGACCCGATCAAACGCAGCGGTCACGCAAGTTGTGCCGGCAAATTGCTGGCTAGTCGCGCTCGCAGTGAGGTCGATCATCGCCAAAATCGATCCGCCGAAAACGTTTCCCAGGATGTTCGCGTCATTTGGCGTCATCACCTGCGCCAGCCTCAGCCGGGTTTCGTTGACCGTCTTATCCTTCATGCGTTGGCCACGATCGCTGCAAATTCGGTTGGATCCAGGCTAGCTCCGCCTACCAGTCCGCCGTCGATGTTGGGCTGGGAGAACAGTTCTTTGCTATTGGCTGCTTTGACGCTTCCACCGTAAAGCACCCGGACATCATTGGCTAGATCATCTTCAGGATAATTCTTCGCGACCCAGTCGCGAATGAAACCGCAAATTCGCTCTGCCTCATCACTCGCACAGGTCTTCCCGGTACCGATTGCCCAAACCGGCTCGTAGGCGATCACCAGCGTATGGAGTTCTGCGCCATCGATACCGGCTAACCCCTCATCAAGCTGAGTCTTGATGGCGGACTCAGTTTTCCCCGCTTCTCGCTCGGCAAGGGTTTCCCCAACGCACAAGATCGGATTAATCCCGTGGTACAGCAACGACTTGATCTTGAGGTTGACCGTCTTGTTGGTCTCTGCAAAGTAACCAATCGTGTCTTCTTCGACCTCGAGCTTTCCAAATCTTCCCCGAGTCTCGCTGTGCCCGACGATACAAAACGAAACGCAAAATTCGGTCAGCATTGGCGCGCTGATCGAACCCGTGAATGCCCCATGATCGGCCCAAAATACGTCCTGAGCACCGAGCTGGATATGGGTCGAATTCAGAGCTTCACGGACTTTCGCCAGCAGCGTGAATGGAGGACAAACTGCCACATCCACGTCCTGCTTCATATCCACTTTCTGAACGAAGGAATTGATCAGTGCCAACCCCGTGGATTGGTTCTGATTCATCTTCCAGTTGCCGGCAACGAGGGGTGTTCGTGACATCGGATTTTCTCTTTAACCTTAGCCTACAACGACGGTTGGTTCGACAACGATATCGACCTTTCCGCGGACAGCGTTGGTGACGATGCAGTACGAATCGGCCTTGTGAGCCATCTCTTCGGCGAGCTTGACGGTGGCCTCATCGGCGCCAGCTTCGAGCGTGATGGTTGGTTTGATCACGACTTTGTTGAAGATGAAGGTGGCAGCATTGGGTTGTTCGACCATGCCGACAGCTTTGGTTTCGATGCTCTTGTAGGCGATCTTTCGTGCGCCAGCGACGATGCCAAAAGTGATCGAATAGCACGCAGCAATCGCGCTAGTCAGCAATTCCTCGGGGTTCGTGCCTGCTCCGGCACCACCAAATTCTGGCGGGACGCTCAGCTCGTTGACTTTGCCACTTCGATCGGCCGTGACTTGACCTGCTCCGTCGCGACCTCCGGACCAAACAACTGAAACGGGATATTCGTGAATGCTTGACATATCTGTTTGAAGTATACGAGTTCCCTGCCAGAACGTGCCATGCGATCTCTCTCCTTGTGCGGTACAATAGGGGCTCGTTTGGCGCCGTGCCCAAGTGGTTAAGGGGAAGGTCTGCAAAACCTTTATCCAGCGGTTCGAATCCGCTCGGCGCCTCCAACAATTTCAAATACAACTGTGCCCCGGTTCCAAGTTAGAACCGGGGCACATTTTTGTTTTAGAGGGGCTTCTTATAGAAAACCGTTGCTCTGCCGATTGGCTTCATCGAGATACTCTGCGATGAACTTTTTCAGCTTGGCTTTTTGCTCTTGATCGGACAACTGTTGATTCTCGAAGTAAGGAATGAATCGGTAGAACACGCCGTCAAGCTTGTCTCCGAGCGTCATTTCTTCCATCAAGTAGGCCAGTTTCAATCGGTTCGGATTAGCATAGAATCCGCCAGGACCCTTGTAAAGATAGGCTGCCATCTGACGCCGAGTCTTTTCATTCTGCATCGAAACGATCGTCACCGGAATGTCGCCGCGTGTCTCAGTTTTCACGACGTCCGCTTCGCGCTTTTCGATAAGCCATTTCTGGGCCGAAAAGCAGATGTTCGGATCATGGAAACTGTCTTTCGACCGGCTCGCGATAACAACCGCGTCGTACATATCCCCGTCGAGATTCCATTGCCGCGCCACGATCCCCAACGGGGCGAGCACGTCATAGGTCATCTTGTCCATTCGGTAAGTTGCCCGGCCATCTCGTTGATCGTACAACTTGCCACTCACATTCTCAGGAGTGATCTCTTCCAGCTGTGCTTCGCTGATACCGGCACGGTTTGGCTTTGGCATCAGGTTGATGACCGCTGCCAGGAATACCATGACTCCGCAGAAGATATAGATTCGTTGGTTTAGTCTTCCCATCCAAGTAACCTCATGAGTTTGAAAAGTAAGAAGAAGCAAATCAGAAGGGTGATATAGCCGCTGTAATCATGGAACTGGTGGCCGGCTTCGGCGCCATATTGATTCCCTACGACTCCGATCAAGGCGATTCGCAATCCGTTGATGAACAAGCAAAGCGGCATGATCGCGATCAGCATGATCATGTTGCCCCACCACTTCAATCCGCCGATCATGATGAAGAACGTTGTGAACGCACTCACCGCGATCAGGAGCTTCAATCCAGAGCATGGAACCCCGACGTCGAGCGTAAACGCTGGCAAGTGGATCGTCGTCGCATCAACCTTTAATGGGTCGAACTGGAACGCTTTGAGCAATCCGTAGGACACGTCGGTCGAAATCTGCTGTAACGGGTTGGTGTAAGTGTCGATGATGTTCGACCAGATTGGCAAAGCGAACAGCAACAGGAACATCGGCAAGGCGAGAATCCTTAGCCACCGCCAACCGCCGATCAAAAGCGTCCCACCGAGCAGCGTGATCACCAACGCGAACGACTGAATCTGAATCTGTTCAATACGAACCCCTGCAAAAAGCACCCAACCGGTGACAAGAAGGACCGGAATCCCAAACCAAGAGCCCTTGGCCGGCACATCCTTGATCTTGTCCCAGTTCTTGTAGACGACGTAGCCCGACATAAACGGAATCAACGCGCCGTGTGAGTAGTATCCATCTCCTTCAAACCAGAGATGAGGCAGGCGACTAAACAGCGAAAAGAACGCTAAACAAAGTGCGCCGAAGATCGCCAGACCAGGAATAAACCCGGGCGACTTGATGATTGCTTGTGCGTCAAAACCAGGAATCCCGGGTCGCTTAGACTCGGGTGAGGGGTTTGCGCCAGGTTCAACTACCGCTTCAGACATAGGCACCTCCAGAAAAAATTAACATCGTTGTTCATTAGAATCTTCGGCAAGTTCTGCACCAATCAACGACATAAACATGAAAAATCATTCCCGATTTTGTAAAGATTCAGGCATTTTTTCATAATATTCGTTCTTTAGATATCTGGCTTTGAACCTAAATTCCCGATACAAATACGAGGGTACCTTTTAGGAATGAAGATTGCAGTGATTGGGACAGGATACGTTGGGCTGGTGACGGGCGTTGTGCTAGCCGACCTCGGGAACGAGGTCATTTGTGTGGATAACAATCCTGAGAAGGTAGCCATGCTCAAACGCGGTGAGTCACCGATCTACGAACCTGGAATCGAAGATGTCCTCACAAGGAATCTCGAGAACGGACGCCTCCAAATCTCTGGCTCAGTCACCGAAGCGACGAAGCAGAGCGATATCGTTTTCATCGCTGTTGGCACCCCACCAAGCGCCGACGGCACCCCGGACATCACCGCTGTTCGCGCCGCGGCAAAGGATATCGCTGCTGGAATCAACAAATACACTGTAGTAGTCAACAAGTCCACCGTTCCTGTCGGAAGCGGTGAATTGGTACGAAATATCCTCATCGAAAACGGCGCAAATCCAGAGCTTTTTGACGTCGTCAGCAACCCAGAATTTCTTCGCGAGGGATCAGCGCTGTGGGACACACACAACCCAGACCGCATCATCATCGGTGCAACCAAGCAAGAGCCTGCTCTCAAACTTGCCGAGCTTTATGCTCCGCTAGAAAAGCCTGTCCTGATCACTGATCTTGCCAGTGCAGAATTGATCAAGTACGGGAGCAACTGCTTCCTCGCACTCAAAATCAGTTTCATCAACGCTATCAGCCGAATCTGCGAAGGATGCGGCGCGAATGTGAGCGACGTTGCAAAGGGGATTGGTTTGGACTCTCGGATTGGGTCGCAATTCCTCGGCGCGGGCCTAGGATGGGGCGGTAGCTGCCTGCCTAAGGACACTGCCGGAATGATCAAAGTTGCCGAGCATTTTGGATACGACTTTGGGCTGCTGAAGGAAGTAGTTGCGATCAACAACACGCAGACCACGCACTTCATGGACCGAGTCGAATCCAAGATTGGTGGGTTTGCAGGAAAGACCATTACGCTGCTTGGACTGGCATTCAAGCCGAACACCGACGATATTCGCGATGCCAAAAGCCTCGTCATGATCGATCACATCTTGGCGCGCGGTGGATCTGTCCGTGCGTACGATCCGGTTGCAGCGGAGAACGTAAAGCGGATTCGCAACGACATCACCTTTGCCACTGATGCCTATGATGCGGCTTCTGGCGCCGATGTCTGTATCTTGGTTACGGAATGGAATGAGTTCAAGCAGCTCAACTTTGCCAAGCTCGGAGAAGGCATGAATTCGAAAGTACTCTTCGACGGTCGCCGACTTTACAATCGCGAACAACTCGCGAAGCACGGCTTCGAGTACTTCACAATTGGCCAAGCTTAGTGCTTGCGCGAATTGAGTACCGTCAGAGCGTAAAGTTTCCAAACCCGAGGGTCGGCTAGGCTCACGTCGCCCCATTTCAGGTTCGACCAAAACTCTTTTGGTCCAGCAAGAAGCGCGTTGCGAAGAGCGACCGTTCGCTTGATGGACTGGATGTGCTTCGGTTCAAGAAATGGACATGAATTCGAGATCCCGTCGATGATCGATTGTTGCCAACTCGTGGTTCTCGAAAGCCCGCCCTCAGTCAGGTGATATCGCGTGCAACATTCTTCGATGTGATAGCCTTGGCCCGCAAAATACGCACACCGGATCAGGAAATCGATATCTTGTAAGCCCTTGAGTTCCGGATTGAAACCGCCCACTTTTTCCCAAGCTTCGCGAGTTGCGCTGATGCCAGAACCTGAGCTCCAGTTCTTGTGCTCCACCATATCTTCCCAACTCCGCCAGCCACTCGGACCAGCTCCATTGAGTCCGCGAAGCTCACCATTGGCCCGAATTCGACGTGATGGATCGATGACAAATGGCGGCTCGAATTGTCGATAGGCTTCAAAATGGGCTTCAATTTTTCTTGGCTTCCATTCGTCATCAGCGTCGACAAGGAAGATGATGTTGCCGGTGGTCTTCTGAAAGGCGGCATTTCGAGCGACGGCGCCCGTCGATTTTGGGATTTCGACCGCGATGGCACCCAGGCTTTGTGCGATTTCGGCAGTGGAATCCGTACAGCCGTCACACCCAACTACAATTTCTAAAGGCTGAATGGTTTGCGCCTTGATGCTATCGATGGTTCGGCGGATAGTCTCGGCAGCATTGTGCGCAGGAATAACCACAGAGGCTTGAAGATCCCTGTGTTTCCGCTCAACAATTCCGTTTAACTCCACCATCACGCATTCTCAACGCAAACGCAACGCGCCACAAAACAGCGCTATAAAACTAGTGTTGCCTAAGTAGAGACACTACTGATGCACTAGAGTTCACCAATCTAGCAATAAATACATCAGACTCTAACAGAGTTACCTGGGACCAACGATTTGAACCTGGTACCCTTCTTGGTATTCAATCATGAGCGAGACCATCCACAACGTCATCATCATCGGTTCTGGCCCCGCCGGCTACACTGCCGCTCTTTATACCTCGCGTGCGAGCCTCGACCCTGTAGTTTTTGCTGGGGTCCAACCCGGCGGTCAGTTGATGATCACCACCGAAGTTGAAAACTATCCTGGGTTCCCGGATGGAGTCATGGGGCCGGAGCTAATGGAGCTGTTCCAGAAGCAGGCGGAGAAATTCGGAGCGGTGGTCCGCCACGAGCACGTGACAAAAGTCGACTTCTCGTCACGACCCTTCAAAGTGTATGTCGGCGATCAAGTTCACCTCGGCTCTACGGTTATTATCTCAACCGGTGCAGCAGCCAAATGGCTCGGTTTGGAAAGCGAAGTCACTTTTGGCGGATTTGGAGTCTCAGCCTGCGCGACATGTGACGGTTTCTTCTTCCGAAACAAGCGCGTGATCGTCGTTGGTGGAGGCGACACCGCAATGGAGGAGGCGAATTATCTGACCCGCCATTGCGAAAAGGTTTATCTCGTACATCGCCGCGACAGCTTCCGCGCCAGCAAGATCATGCAGGATCGCGTCCTCGCCAATCCGAAAGTGGAAGTCATTTACAACTCTGCGATCGAGGAAATCCTAGGCCAAATGGAGCCGTTCAAAAAGGTCACCGGAGTTCGACTTGTGGCGACTGACACCGGCGAAAAAACCGAAATGCCGATCGATGGTGTTTTTATCGCGATTGGTCACAAGCCAAATTCCGAGCTGTTCAACGGCATTTTGGACATGGATGAGACCGGATATCTTTTGCCACTCCCGGGCACGCAAACGAAGACCAAGATTCTTGGTGTCTTCATCGCGGGAGATGTTGCTGACAGTCAGTATCGTCAAGCGGTGAGCGCGGCAGGAACTGGATGCATGGCGGCGATTGATGCCGAACGATTCCTCGAAAGCGAAGGTCACTAAATTTAGAAAGCGATGATCGGAACGGCACTGCTATTGGCAACTCTTGCGATTCAACCGCAAGATTCGCCCGAACGCGTCAAATTTGAGCCCTGGACATTTAGCGCCCCTGGATCGACCGGTGAGGAATTCCTCATCCAAGTGCCAGAAGAAAAAATGGACCAGCCCAAAATTTCGCCAAAGAATAAGTGGCAGTTCAACTGGATCTTCCCAGGTATGGCCAAAGTGCCCGCCGCACCAGAAATTTACACCCTCCGTTTTCGAACCTACGTCCAAGACCGTAGCATGGCCGATGACGTTGGCCCGATCGTCACCCGAATGTTGCTCCAATTGTGGGGATACAACGTCCGCATTCTCAAGCTAGAACACAGCGAGCGGTATTTCCGGCAACTGGTCGATGTGTACCTCTGCACGGAAGGAAAGGCTGGCGGCGAACAACTTTTCGGCGAAGACCCGACGAATGTAGATGCCCAAGGTAGACCTCGAAAATCCAACCAAATATACATCTATAAGCTCGAAACTTTCAAAAATCCATTAGAGCGAGCACGAGAAGTCGCACACGAATACGGCCACGCAGCCCTCCCAGCGATCGGGGGTTACAAAACACCTGAGTATTGGGCGAATGGAAACTTGGGCGAGATGATCTATCTCACTTGGATGCGGAACGAGTTACTTTCTCAGCGCATGCTGACTATTGATACGCTCGGAGCTAAGGTGAACGAACTCGATCAATACGTCGCAACCAAGGTCGATCCACTGATGGTAAAAGCTGCGCAGACGCAACCTTCGGCATCGGTGCTTGGGAAAGATATGAACGCTTTCTTGGGGCTTGCGAGCTTTGTACACCAATGCTTCCCTGCCCGTGTGTTTTATCGATCGCTGCTGCTCTGCGGAACCAACGGCTCCGAATACGGCACAGCGGTCAAGGAAGCTGCTGAAGAACTTCCGGAACTCACTATCAAGGTTCCAAACTCACTCAAAGGCAAACCGATCTGGGTGCCGATCAATTCTGGCAAGATCAAAGGCTACACGCCAATCAAAAAGGTGGCAGGCTGGGCCCAAATCAAACCTAACAGCGCAACCGTCACGATCCTGAATCCATAAACCTAACACGATTTCTTAGGTTTTTGAGTTTTTGACTCTAAGGAGAGTCCCATGACTGCCGATAACAATACTGATAGCCCATATCAGAGGCTAAATCGAGGCAAACGTTGTCGGACATCCTGTCACAAGCAGAAATTGAAGCACTATTAAACTCCTTGCAAGAGGAGCAGTCGGTCACGGCTACAGATCCGGCCGTGCCAGTTGCTGGCAACAACTTGTCTTCCATCTCGGCGCAATCCGCAAAGCGGCACAACAAGCCGTCGATTGCGTACGAAGTTTATGATTTCCGCCGTCCAGATAAGTTCAGCAAGGAACAGCTTCGGACCCTGCAGATGTTGCACGAGACCTTTGCTCGTCATGCAGCAACTGGCTTGAGCGCTTACCTGCGGTCTCCGGTCCAGATTGACCTGATCAGCTTGGAACAAGTCCCGTACGAAGACTATCTGCGAGGCATCAACCAATCCGTCTTCACCGTGATGAGCCTTCCACCGCTCACCGGTCAAGCAGTGCTGGAAGTCGAATTCAATCTGGTCTTCTCAATGATCGACCGGTTGCTCGGTGGACCAGGTCGCGCAATCAATCGAGCGGTTTTGACCGACATCGAGCGCCCGTTGGTGAAGCAGATGATTGAGCGATTCTTCGCCGCCCTCAAAACGGCATGGGAAGGAATCGTCATCGTCAATCCCGGCATCGAGCAGATCGAAACCACCAGCCAGTTTGTACAAATCGCACCACCTAACGACGTGGTGGTCACCATTCTTTTCGAAGTCAAAATCGGCTCGATGCGTGGAGCAATGTCGATTTGTGTTCCGTACCTGGTGCTCAAGCCAATTACTACAAAGCTCAGCGCTCAAAAGTGGTTTGTGAGCAATCAGCGCAAGCACAGCAACACACATCGCCAAGCTCTTAGCTGGCAAGTGAAGCAAGCTGAAGTCGAATGCTGCGTTCTCCTAGGCAAAACGAAAGTCAATATCCGTGATTTCTTAGGACTCAAGGAAGGCGACGTGATCAAATTACCGGCAGACCGCCGCGACGACCTCCAACTCCTGGTTAGCCAGCAGCCCAAATTTGCGGGCCGAGCGGGCCTGGATGGCAAGAAGGTCATTTTTACAGTTTCCGATTCAATCAAAGACGAATAACCATGGCAAACAACCAAGAAACTCTGTCGAAGCTCTCAGCGCTTCAAAACTCGATCTGGCAATCCGCCTCAATGACGGTGAGCGAGGCGGCGAATCAGGCGATCAACCTTGGCAACGGGCTAACCTTGCTCTCGCCGGTGACCGAACTGACAACCGAACTGACTCAGCCGTACATGGTGATCCAGTTCGCGTTTGCCGACACCCCAGATAGCGCGCAGATCTTGTTGCTTTCCCAAGAGCACTTCAGCGACTTTGCCGCCTTGACGCTTGACCGCGCCGTTGACGAGGTTGACGAAAGCGTTGTTGCCGAAATGCGGCCAACACTGGAGGCACTGGTTCAAGGTCTTTGCATCGCGGTTGGCAATATTCGAAACGACGCCGTCGTTGCCAGTGGGCTTTCGCTTCGATTCCAGATTTTCACGATGCCTCCGAATTTCCAGGAGCAAAATGAGATTTTCCGAACCAACGTCGGTATCAGCGGCGAAGGACTCAACGGAACGCTGATCTGGTTGATCGATCCTGAATCCGCCGCAATGATCTGTGGAACCGCAGCTGAGGCAGAAGCTATCCCGGCAGCCGCAGACTTCGGTCAAGCCGAATCTCCGTTTGCTGCAGGCCAAGCCTCCGATATGTTCCGGGCCGCTTCGGCGACTCCAGATTCGAACCCTGGCCTTGATCTGCTCATGGATATCCCGCTGGAGATCAGCGTGGAGCTCGGACGAGTCAAGATGCAGGTTCGAGAAGTTGTGGACCTCGGCGCCGGAAGCATTGTCGAAATCGACAAAGCTGCGGGCGAGCCAGTGGACGTTCTAGTCAACGGTCGACTTGTCGCCAAGGGCGAAGTTGTCGTGATCGAAGACAATTTTGGCGTCCGAATCACCGAAATTCTTTCGCAAGCCGATCGCTTGCAACGCTTGAACGAGGCAGCATAACTTGAAACGTCTGCCATCAATCCTGCTCATATTGGGATCACAAGTTGCGTCCGCACAATCGTCCTTCGAGGGGATGAAGCAAGACGTGCTTGGAGAAAAAGTGCCGGCCCAGTCCACCAATGGACTGATGCCACTGCTTCAACTCGGATTGATCGTCGGCGTACT
This genomic window contains:
- a CDS encoding UDP-glucose/GDP-mannose dehydrogenase family protein; this encodes MKIAVIGTGYVGLVTGVVLADLGNEVICVDNNPEKVAMLKRGESPIYEPGIEDVLTRNLENGRLQISGSVTEATKQSDIVFIAVGTPPSADGTPDITAVRAAAKDIAAGINKYTVVVNKSTVPVGSGELVRNILIENGANPELFDVVSNPEFLREGSALWDTHNPDRIIIGATKQEPALKLAELYAPLEKPVLITDLASAELIKYGSNCFLALKISFINAISRICEGCGANVSDVAKGIGLDSRIGSQFLGAGLGWGGSCLPKDTAGMIKVAEHFGYDFGLLKEVVAINNTQTTHFMDRVESKIGGFAGKTITLLGLAFKPNTDDIRDAKSLVMIDHILARGGSVRAYDPVAAENVKRIRNDITFATDAYDAASGADVCILVTEWNEFKQLNFAKLGEGMNSKVLFDGRRLYNREQLAKHGFEYFTIGQA
- a CDS encoding glycosyltransferase family 2 protein, producing MVELNGIVERKHRDLQASVVIPAHNAAETIRRTIDSIKAQTIQPLEIVVGCDGCTDSTAEIAQSLGAIAVEIPKSTGAVARNAAFQKTTGNIIFLVDADDEWKPRKIEAHFEAYRQFEPPFVIDPSRRIRANGELRGLNGAGPSGWRSWEDMVEHKNWSSGSGISATREAWEKVGGFNPELKGLQDIDFLIRCAYFAGQGYHIEECCTRYHLTEGGLSRTTSWQQSIIDGISNSCPFLEPKHIQSIKRTVALRNALLAGPKEFWSNLKWGDVSLADPRVWKLYALTVLNSRKH
- a CDS encoding exosortase/archaeosortase family protein: MSEAVVEPGANPSPESKRPGIPGFDAQAIIKSPGFIPGLAIFGALCLAFFSLFSRLPHLWFEGDGYYSHGALIPFMSGYVVYKNWDKIKDVPAKGSWFGIPVLLVTGWVLFAGVRIEQIQIQSFALVITLLGGTLLIGGWRWLRILALPMFLLLFALPIWSNIIDTYTNPLQQISTDVSYGLLKAFQFDPLKVDATTIHLPAFTLDVGVPCSGLKLLIAVSAFTTFFIMIGGLKWWGNMIMLIAIMPLCLFINGLRIALIGVVGNQYGAEAGHQFHDYSGYITLLICFFLLFKLMRLLGWED
- a CDS encoding OsmC family protein yields the protein MSSIHEYPVSVVWSGGRDGAGQVTADRSGKVNELSVPPEFGGAGAGTNPEELLTSAIAACYSITFGIVAGARKIAYKSIETKAVGMVEQPNAATFIFNKVVIKPTITLEAGADEATVKLAEEMAHKADSYCIVTNAVRGKVDIVVEPTVVVG
- a CDS encoding PEP-CTERM sorting domain-containing protein, which produces MNKTLIVAIAMASASFASAQFSYAGGTYTQDFNSLATTGSVTRPTSSTGTTAVTGQLWNNDSTIQGWYSSFENGTNVGAAVPTGTNGNWIGAGVINTPTPHTIPTYDTRFIRISDGTPTNPSGATFNYGTINSTDRALGMLNSGSVASTVPARNTIGLRIKNTSGGTLTSFTLAYWGEQWRQGAGSGNPIPADRIDFSYRVFSAGTFNVDQMPVTVTSGWTNEDNLDFVSLKTGSAQSGLDGNAADNRRFITYTVTGLNWANNDELVMRWTDFDRTGADDGLAVDDLAFSAVPEPGSMIALGLGLAALARKRKSSK
- a CDS encoding GNAT family N-acetyltransferase translates to MIIRPGAPSDQQAFSEIKCAAWRKAYAHILPASILDGLDSQDFGKQWTVMMDDHHAHVAEIDGLVVGYATLGPNRYPDHPPKFELWSLYVHPDFAGKGVGFNLVQHMSGIALWHGSAGMIIASFEQNHAARKFYSERCAGRLVGSGTYPIDEVDYPDVVYQVDADFDSLEAGSALTVTQAAEQTDFPAITDFLHRCYERNAAAGLRFNATHQTPETTQRRLLAGEGLLVNLSGRLAATVTLESPDKECYGTFCPNEPYCELTQFAVAPELRQLGLGRWIEQRLCRRARELDRSWIALDTAVEATGLITLYQSWGYEVVGEIDYRPGTNYLSVVMAKKV
- a CDS encoding triose-phosphate isomerase, whose protein sequence is MSRTPLVAGNWKMNQNQSTGLALINSFVQKVDMKQDVDVAVCPPFTLLAKVREALNSTHIQLGAQDVFWADHGAFTGSISAPMLTEFCVSFCIVGHSETRGRFGKLEVEEDTIGYFAETNKTVNLKIKSLLYHGINPILCVGETLAEREAGKTESAIKTQLDEGLAGIDGAELHTLVIAYEPVWAIGTGKTCASDEAERICGFIRDWVAKNYPEDDLANDVRVLYGGSVKAANSKELFSQPNIDGGLVGGASLDPTEFAAIVANA
- a CDS encoding acyl-CoA thioesterase; protein product: MKDKTVNETRLRLAQVMTPNDANILGNVFGGSILAMIDLTASATSQQFAGTTCVTAAFDRVDFHEPIEVGNLVTMEGYIAYAGRTSMEVTIDVYATNLAKGVERHTNTARVTMVAIRDGKPAAVPKLICETREDKINFLLARDRRARRNVHLEDLERSKAQLENSTEEELNRLLLP
- a CDS encoding exosortase-associated EpsI family protein, with protein sequence MGRLNQRIYIFCGVMVFLAAVINLMPKPNRAGISEAQLEEITPENVSGKLYDQRDGRATYRMDKMTYDVLAPLGIVARQWNLDGDMYDAVVIASRSKDSFHDPNICFSAQKWLIEKREADVVKTETRGDIPVTIVSMQNEKTRRQMAAYLYKGPGGFYANPNRLKLAYLMEEMTLGDKLDGVFYRFIPYFENQQLSDQEQKAKLKKFIAEYLDEANRQSNGFL